One window from the genome of Carnobacteriaceae bacterium zg-84 encodes:
- a CDS encoding alkylphosphonate utilization protein has protein sequence MEQLPNCPKCQSEYTYEDNHVIICPECANEFTLDDVNETELTVKDANGTLLQDGDTVSIIKDLKVKGAPKDLKQGTKVKNIRLVEGDHNIDCKIDGFGAMKLKSEFVKKI, from the coding sequence ATGGAACAATTACCAAACTGCCCAAAATGTCAATCTGAATATACTTATGAAGACAATCATGTCATCATTTGTCCAGAATGTGCCAATGAATTTACATTAGACGATGTTAACGAAACAGAATTAACTGTAAAAGATGCTAACGGTACTTTACTACAAGACGGAGATACAGTAAGCATTATTAAAGACTTAAAAGTTAAAGGTGCACCAAAAGATTTAAAACAAGGTACAAAAGTAAAAAATATACGTCTTGTTGAAGGTGATCACAATATTGATTGTAAAATTGATGGATTTGGTGCCATGAAATTAAAATCAGAATTTGTAAAAAAAATATAG
- a CDS encoding thioredoxin family protein: MKKITKLLTIFSFFLILAACQQNHQVSQAIQEINIEQVDTLPENSIILFGKASCSACQKAKPILETVLKQENKTMYYLDFDKYTDDKYADKVSDILSTYNFSSVPTVVKIAGNHTAKETLKPSDLKQENIKEIFKTFIK; the protein is encoded by the coding sequence ATGAAAAAAATAACTAAATTATTAACTATTTTCAGTTTCTTTTTAATACTTGCAGCTTGTCAACAAAATCATCAAGTATCACAAGCCATACAAGAAATAAACATTGAACAAGTCGATACATTACCAGAAAACAGTATTATTTTATTTGGAAAAGCCTCTTGTTCAGCCTGTCAAAAAGCAAAACCTATCTTAGAAACGGTTTTAAAACAAGAAAACAAAACAATGTACTATTTAGACTTTGATAAATATACAGATGACAAATACGCAGATAAAGTAAGTGATATTTTATCAACCTACAATTTTTCATCTGTTCCAACTGTTGTTAAAATAGCTGGAAATCATACAGCTAAAGAAACATTAAAACCAAGTGATTTAAAACAAGAAAATATCAAAGAAATTTTTAAAACATTTATAAAATAA
- a CDS encoding helix-turn-helix domain-containing protein translates to MEKDLGSLLKKARVDKGLSQEEVANVLFVTRQTISRWEQNNTLPNIYVLETLSQLYGVGLEELIGYTKEKKLNVMAIIGSVFFNICLFSGIFITIVVLLAALWITIGAFIISPILYMISSMFGPQSFEWYQLVLTIFLCMISLKGIHFCKKVTIQLIVYFNKYIKFNKKIIYK, encoded by the coding sequence ATGGAAAAAGATTTAGGAAGTCTTTTAAAAAAAGCAAGAGTGGATAAAGGATTGTCACAAGAAGAAGTCGCTAATGTATTATTCGTGACGAGGCAAACAATTTCTCGTTGGGAACAAAATAATACATTGCCAAATATTTATGTTTTAGAAACATTAAGCCAATTATATGGTGTGGGACTTGAAGAATTGATAGGCTATACAAAAGAGAAAAAACTTAATGTCATGGCAATCATTGGTAGTGTATTTTTTAATATTTGTTTATTTAGCGGTATTTTTATAACAATAGTTGTGTTGCTAGCTGCTTTGTGGATAACGATAGGTGCTTTTATTATTAGTCCAATTCTCTATATGATTAGTTCAATGTTTGGTCCTCAATCTTTTGAATGGTATCAGCTTGTTTTAACTATCTTTTTATGTATGATAAGTTTAAAAGGTATTCATTTTTGTAAAAAAGTAACGATACAACTGATAGTGTATTTTAACAAATACATTAAATTTAATAAAAAAATCATCTACAAATAG
- the rpoE gene encoding DNA-directed RNA polymerase subunit delta, which translates to MLNNFQGIDKRELSMIEVAHAILEEKGSIIEFNELLVAVQNFLELSEDELEKKMSIFYTELNIDGSFISLGDNRWGLRSWYPIDSIDEELVSALEETVAPRKKRKKLSAFVTSEDDVDYSNDDPEDMDDLDDEDLLTSDDDDLGYRSDFDDLVDDTDEDSDDFDDAIEEDLTIVSDEDVFEEL; encoded by the coding sequence ATGTTAAATAATTTTCAAGGTATTGATAAACGTGAATTATCTATGATTGAAGTAGCACATGCTATTTTAGAAGAAAAAGGTTCTATCATAGAATTTAATGAATTACTAGTTGCTGTTCAAAATTTTTTGGAATTATCTGAAGATGAATTAGAAAAGAAAATGTCAATTTTTTATACAGAATTAAATATTGACGGTAGTTTCATCTCACTAGGCGACAATCGTTGGGGATTACGTTCATGGTACCCTATTGATTCTATTGATGAAGAATTAGTATCTGCCCTAGAAGAAACCGTAGCACCACGCAAAAAACGCAAAAAACTTAGTGCATTCGTTACAAGTGAAGATGATGTGGATTACAGCAATGACGATCCAGAAGATATGGATGACTTAGATGATGAAGACTTATTAACATCAGATGACGATGATTTAGGGTATCGTTCTGACTTTGATGACTTAGTAGACGATACAGACGAAGATTCTGATGATTTTGATGATGCAATCGAAGAAGATTTAACGATTGTATCAGACGAAGATGTTTTTGAAGAATTATAA